A genomic stretch from Sphingobacterium sp. ML3W includes:
- the murB gene encoding UDP-N-acetylmuramate dehydrogenase encodes MELNIQSNISLKPFNTFGIEEKTNFLIEVNDNETLTEIFKKGLFKENFFVLGAGSNVLFTKPFEGYIIRMASKGIQSKIESDHVYVTAKAGEVWNDFVWYCIEHNYAGIENMALIPGTVGASPVQNIGAYGTELMYVFHECEAFDTTLGTFKTFKKEDCNFSYRDSIFKTEHKGRFIITEVTYKLSLTPNINTSYGAIETELIKENITQPTIANIATVVSKIRVEKLPDPSTVGNAGSFFKNPVISADSFERLAALYPTIPHYPMPDHQTKLAAGWLIEQCGWKGKDYGQAGVWKNQALVLINRQNASGQEIYDLSVQIIKDVQDKFGIILEREVNLL; translated from the coding sequence ATGGAATTAAACATTCAATCGAATATATCTTTGAAACCTTTCAATACATTTGGAATAGAGGAAAAGACAAATTTCTTAATCGAAGTGAATGATAATGAAACACTGACTGAAATTTTTAAAAAGGGACTTTTCAAAGAGAACTTTTTTGTTCTTGGCGCCGGCAGCAATGTGTTGTTTACTAAACCCTTTGAGGGATACATTATCCGAATGGCTAGCAAAGGTATACAGTCAAAAATCGAATCGGATCACGTATATGTAACAGCAAAAGCTGGAGAGGTTTGGAATGACTTTGTTTGGTATTGTATCGAACATAATTACGCAGGAATAGAGAATATGGCCCTTATTCCAGGTACCGTCGGCGCATCCCCGGTACAGAATATTGGTGCCTATGGCACTGAATTAATGTATGTTTTTCACGAATGTGAAGCCTTTGACACCACACTGGGTACATTTAAAACCTTCAAAAAGGAAGACTGTAATTTCTCCTATCGAGACAGTATTTTTAAGACAGAACACAAAGGGCGTTTTATTATTACAGAAGTGACCTACAAACTTAGTCTTACCCCCAATATAAATACCAGCTACGGTGCTATCGAAACAGAACTAATTAAAGAAAATATAACCCAGCCCACTATCGCCAATATTGCTACTGTTGTATCAAAAATTAGAGTAGAAAAATTACCGGATCCAAGTACCGTGGGCAACGCGGGAAGCTTTTTTAAAAACCCGGTGATCTCTGCAGACAGCTTTGAAAGGTTGGCTGCTTTGTACCCAACCATCCCACATTATCCAATGCCCGATCACCAGACAAAACTAGCTGCGGGCTGGCTAATAGAACAGTGCGGTTGGAAAGGAAAAGATTATGGTCAAGCCGGTGTCTGGAAAAATCAAGCGCTTGTACTAATAAATAGACAAAATGCTAGCGGTCAGGAAATCTATGACCTTTCTGTCCAGATTATCAAAGATGTACAGGACAAATTTGGAATTATACTTGAACGCGAAGTTAATTTATTGTAA
- a CDS encoding phosphoglycerate kinase, with protein sequence MKTVDDLNFAGKKALVRVDFNVPLDENFNITDDNRIQGAAPTIKKILNDGGSVILMSHLGRPKDGPTDKYSLKHIVAHLSKVLGTEVQFADDCIGNEAVEKAAALQAGQVLLLENLRFYKEEEKGDVGFAEKLSKLGDVYVNDAFGTAHRAHASTAIVAQFFPSAKYSGYLMAAEVGNAEKVLNNPVRPFTAIMGGAKVSDKIQLIEALLDKVDNLLIGGGMAYTFIKARGGEIGKSLVEMDKLDLANELVKKAKEKGVNLVIPTDAQIADAFSNDANVYDGPNDQIPADLQGLDIGQESAENFAAIIKDSKTVLWNGPMGVFEFDTFAKGTKAVANAVVEATKNGAFSLIGGGDSAAAVSKFGMTEDVSYVSTGGGALLEYMEGKVLPGVKALED encoded by the coding sequence ATGAAAACAGTAGACGATTTAAATTTTGCAGGTAAAAAAGCCTTGGTTCGCGTAGATTTCAACGTTCCTTTGGATGAAAATTTCAATATTACGGATGATAATCGTATTCAGGGAGCTGCTCCAACAATAAAGAAAATTTTGAACGACGGCGGAAGCGTGATATTGATGTCCCATTTAGGAAGACCAAAAGATGGTCCTACTGATAAGTATTCATTAAAACATATTGTGGCTCATCTATCTAAGGTATTAGGTACAGAAGTTCAATTTGCCGATGATTGTATTGGAAATGAAGCTGTAGAAAAAGCTGCTGCATTGCAGGCTGGCCAAGTTTTATTACTTGAGAATCTACGTTTTTATAAAGAAGAGGAAAAAGGTGATGTAGGATTTGCTGAAAAGCTTTCAAAATTGGGTGATGTTTATGTGAATGATGCCTTCGGTACCGCGCATAGAGCACATGCCTCAACTGCGATTGTCGCACAGTTTTTTCCATCAGCTAAATATAGCGGTTATTTGATGGCTGCCGAGGTAGGGAATGCAGAGAAAGTTTTGAATAACCCTGTTAGACCTTTTACAGCGATTATGGGTGGAGCGAAAGTTTCTGATAAGATCCAATTGATCGAAGCTTTACTGGATAAAGTGGATAACTTATTGATCGGTGGAGGTATGGCTTATACTTTTATCAAAGCAAGAGGTGGTGAAATTGGTAAGTCATTGGTTGAGATGGATAAACTTGACCTCGCAAATGAATTGGTAAAGAAAGCAAAAGAAAAAGGAGTGAATCTTGTTATTCCTACAGATGCTCAAATTGCTGATGCGTTTTCTAATGATGCCAATGTATATGATGGACCAAATGATCAAATTCCTGCGGACCTTCAGGGCTTGGATATTGGTCAGGAGTCAGCTGAGAATTTTGCGGCTATTATCAAGGATTCAAAAACAGTTCTTTGGAATGGACCTATGGGTGTTTTTGAATTTGATACTTTTGCAAAGGGTACGAAGGCTGTGGCTAACGCTGTTGTGGAAGCAACAAAAAATGGTGCATTTTCTTTAATCGGCGGTGGAGATTCAGCTGCAGCAGTAAGTAAATTTGGTATGACTGAAGATGTCAGTTATGTCAGTACAGGTGGGGGAGCACTATTGGAATATATGGAAGGTAAAGTTCTTCCTGGTGTAAAAGCACTCGAAGACTAA
- a CDS encoding endonuclease/exonuclease/phosphatase family protein — protein sequence MDANHKKEKDSSGFFSVLTYNVAGLPGFISSAITGRSRSIAEIGKKINPFDIVNVQEDFNYNNSLYLGGNQHPYRTKPKGRVPFGDGLNTLSRFPMSDVVRVPWKKRTGADSLTPKGFTLVKVEIVSGIWLDVYNVHANAQNNRRASNARRDNLNQLRDYIGENSSENALIVMGDFNAHYSFGDDNLHDFMESTTLVDSWVELQNGGLVPEAKHAFKPPHMLSIGNQNESIDKILYRSNGHLNLAARDYNIENNLFTNLRGLPLSDHYALAANFNWAIHP from the coding sequence ATGGATGCTAATCACAAAAAAGAAAAAGATAGTTCGGGTTTTTTTTCGGTGTTGACATACAATGTGGCGGGATTGCCAGGGTTTATTTCTTCTGCAATTACAGGCAGGAGTAGGAGTATTGCTGAAATAGGCAAAAAGATTAATCCTTTTGATATCGTAAATGTGCAGGAGGATTTCAATTATAACAATAGTCTTTATTTGGGTGGGAACCAACACCCTTATCGGACCAAACCCAAGGGGCGTGTGCCTTTTGGTGATGGTCTGAATACTCTGTCTCGTTTTCCGATGTCAGATGTAGTGCGGGTTCCCTGGAAAAAACGCACAGGAGCTGATTCTCTGACACCTAAAGGCTTTACTTTGGTCAAGGTGGAAATAGTTTCGGGGATATGGCTAGACGTCTATAATGTACATGCAAACGCTCAGAACAATAGGCGAGCCTCTAATGCTAGAAGGGACAATCTCAATCAACTGCGCGATTATATAGGTGAAAACTCTAGTGAGAATGCACTGATTGTTATGGGGGACTTTAATGCACATTATAGTTTCGGTGATGATAATCTACATGATTTTATGGAGTCAACCACATTGGTGGACAGCTGGGTTGAACTCCAAAACGGCGGACTGGTACCAGAAGCGAAGCATGCATTCAAACCTCCTCATATGTTGTCAATTGGCAACCAGAACGAGTCAATAGACAAGATTCTTTACCGTAGCAACGGTCATCTAAATTTGGCTGCACGTGACTATAATATAGAAAATAATCTGTTTACGAACCTCAGGGGTCTACCTTTGTCAGATCATTATGCGCTGGCTGCTAATTTTAATTGGGCTATTCACCCTTAG
- a CDS encoding sigma-70 family RNA polymerase sigma factor: protein MTKNEFDTMVIEQSDSLKLYARNFTSDYEDANDLVQDTILKAVTYFKNFKEGTNLKGWLYTIMKNTFINNYRRIVKTNSFITKDEDISNSNLLISASSNHGESKFVMEDIHEALSNLSEEYYIPFSLYFEGFKYHEISEHLNIPIGTVKTRIHVARKLMKRSLSAYKVA, encoded by the coding sequence ATGACAAAGAATGAATTTGACACCATGGTTATTGAGCAATCGGACTCACTAAAACTCTACGCCAGAAACTTTACCAGCGACTATGAGGATGCTAACGACCTCGTACAGGATACTATCCTTAAAGCTGTAACCTACTTCAAAAATTTCAAAGAAGGGACTAACCTAAAAGGATGGCTTTATACCATCATGAAAAATACGTTTATAAACAACTATAGACGGATCGTAAAAACCAATTCCTTCATAACAAAAGATGAAGACATCTCCAATTCTAATCTCCTAATATCTGCCTCAAGTAACCACGGAGAAAGTAAGTTCGTAATGGAGGATATTCACGAAGCGCTATCCAATCTTTCAGAAGAATACTACATCCCCTTTTCGCTCTATTTCGAAGGATTTAAATACCATGAGATATCAGAGCATTTAAACATCCCTATTGGAACTGTAAAGACGAGGATACATGTTGCCCGGAAATTAATGAAACGATCACTATCTGCTTATAAAGTAGCCTAG
- a CDS encoding TetR/AcrR family transcriptional regulator: MGNADVKRIKILEAATRRFAHFGMAKTTMSEIAKDLNFSKALLYYYFPDKNSLYSAVFEYVIDKMIEEIEEVIDKGGNFEEIMMYSIDMRVKAINQYYNLFEYTMKMVKELPDELEQVFKESYLREVEIIEKILKIGIDAGEISVDDLNETARILLYSLFGMRMGILKDMKNMLFPTKEEFDHILSLQKKMMKIFLNGLRYQRS; encoded by the coding sequence ATGGGTAATGCAGATGTAAAAAGGATCAAAATTCTAGAAGCTGCAACAAGGCGCTTTGCACACTTCGGAATGGCTAAAACCACGATGTCGGAGATAGCTAAAGATCTTAATTTTTCAAAAGCGCTGCTTTATTATTATTTCCCTGATAAAAACAGTTTGTATTCTGCTGTTTTCGAGTATGTTATTGATAAAATGATTGAAGAGATCGAGGAGGTCATCGACAAAGGTGGCAACTTTGAGGAAATCATGATGTACTCTATCGATATGCGTGTCAAGGCAATCAATCAATACTACAATTTATTCGAATATACCATGAAAATGGTCAAAGAGCTTCCGGATGAATTGGAGCAGGTATTCAAAGAATCTTATCTACGTGAGGTTGAAATCATTGAAAAAATTCTTAAGATTGGTATAGATGCGGGGGAGATCAGCGTAGATGATCTGAATGAGACAGCTCGTATCTTATTATATTCATTATTTGGTATGCGTATGGGGATATTGAAAGATATGAAAAATATGCTGTTTCCAACCAAAGAAGAGTTTGATCATATTCTCAGTTTACAAAAGAAAATGATGAAAATCTTCTTGAATGGATTGCGTTATCAACGTAGTTAA
- the mgtE gene encoding magnesium transporter: MEELEMQVSQIEQLIANGDFVGLEEFLNELNISEVEELIDELPEHGSLFIESLNLNRAVNVFRILDFPTQNRIFKKLSKAKISALINELPPDDRTSFFSEMKDDIKHLILLLPPKDRVEALALLGYPEDSVGRLMTPDYITVKAHWSIERILGHIRRYGKDSETIDVLYVIDSNGKLIDDIRIKDVLMAEPETIVGDLIDYRLISLNAYDPQEEAINIFRMNNRVALPVVDGQGVMLGIITVDDILWVANEEYTEDMQRIGGTEALDEPYLDVSIKNLVKKRAGWLIVLFLGQLLTATVIEHFEEQMASAIMLFALMPVIISSGGNSGSQASTLIIQAMALGEVTLSDWWRVMRREILSGLLLGLILGALGFLRIMAWQSFAHSYGEYWVLVALVISLSLIGVVLWGSLMGSMLPFVMKRLGADPASSSAPFVSTLVDVTGLLIYFTVATLILKGVLL; the protein is encoded by the coding sequence ATGGAAGAACTGGAAATGCAGGTAAGTCAAATAGAACAATTGATAGCGAATGGTGATTTTGTTGGGCTGGAAGAATTTCTAAATGAATTGAATATTTCTGAGGTAGAGGAGTTGATTGATGAGCTGCCTGAACATGGTTCACTCTTTATAGAATCCTTAAATTTGAACCGTGCTGTAAACGTTTTTCGGATCCTTGATTTTCCCACCCAAAATCGAATTTTTAAAAAGCTTTCTAAAGCTAAAATAAGTGCTTTAATTAATGAGTTGCCACCTGATGATCGGACTTCTTTTTTCTCCGAAATGAAGGATGATATAAAGCATTTAATCTTGCTCCTGCCACCAAAGGATAGGGTGGAAGCTTTGGCTTTATTAGGCTATCCCGAAGATAGTGTCGGGCGCTTGATGACACCAGATTATATTACTGTAAAAGCACATTGGAGTATCGAAAGAATACTTGGACATATTCGTCGATATGGAAAGGATTCTGAGACTATTGATGTGCTTTATGTCATAGATTCAAATGGTAAGTTGATTGACGATATTCGTATCAAAGATGTGCTGATGGCAGAGCCCGAAACAATAGTGGGCGATCTCATAGATTATCGATTAATTTCTTTGAATGCCTATGACCCGCAGGAGGAGGCAATTAATATTTTTCGTATGAATAATAGGGTTGCGCTTCCGGTTGTCGATGGACAGGGGGTGATGCTTGGGATCATTACGGTAGATGATATCTTGTGGGTAGCCAATGAAGAGTATACCGAGGATATGCAACGTATTGGTGGTACAGAGGCTTTGGATGAACCCTATTTGGATGTTTCCATCAAAAATCTTGTTAAGAAACGCGCGGGCTGGTTGATTGTTTTATTTCTAGGACAGTTATTGACAGCAACCGTCATCGAACATTTTGAAGAGCAAATGGCGAGCGCAATTATGTTATTTGCGTTAATGCCAGTGATTATATCCAGTGGTGGTAATAGCGGTTCGCAGGCTTCTACATTAATTATACAAGCGATGGCATTAGGGGAGGTAACACTTTCGGATTGGTGGCGCGTAATGCGAAGGGAGATATTGTCTGGTCTGTTGCTTGGGCTTATCCTGGGTGCCCTTGGTTTTTTGAGAATCATGGCTTGGCAGTCCTTTGCACATAGTTATGGTGAATATTGGGTACTGGTTGCTTTGGTGATTTCCTTGTCCTTGATAGGTGTTGTCCTTTGGGGCTCGCTTATGGGATCTATGCTTCCTTTTGTGATGAAGAGGTTAGGGGCCGACCCTGCGAGTTCATCAGCACCATTTGTATCAACTCTTGTGGATGTTACAGGCCTTTTAATTTATTTTACCGTAGCCACATTAATTCTCAAAGGAGTATTACTTTAA
- a CDS encoding YpdA family putative bacillithiol disulfide reductase, translating to MSENTTALYDIIIVGGGPIGLACALEAKQANLNYLILEKGCLVNSLYNYPQNMTFFSSSERLEIGDIPFVTTNPKPRRTEALEYYRRIQQKFELDTHLFEEVLDIKKNETENFYVTTSKRSYTTRKVIIATGFYDIPMLLNIPGEELNKVRHYYDDPHYYSGQKVIVVGASNSSIDAALETFRKGAKVTLVIRSNEISPRVKYWVKPDIENRIAAGEIDVLYNSQLTAISETSVSIQTPTGITVLENDFVLALTGYRPNFDFLRKVGIDIPKQTPCIPHHNEQTMETNIKGLYLAGVVCGGLNTHLWFIENSRIHAKQIIAHIQSMSI from the coding sequence ATGAGCGAAAACACAACAGCCCTCTACGACATCATTATCGTTGGAGGAGGACCTATCGGCCTCGCCTGTGCCTTGGAAGCGAAACAGGCTAATCTCAACTACCTCATTTTGGAAAAAGGATGTTTAGTCAATTCGCTCTATAACTATCCCCAAAATATGACTTTTTTTTCTTCTTCTGAGCGGCTTGAAATTGGGGACATCCCTTTTGTGACAACTAATCCAAAGCCCCGAAGAACGGAAGCCTTAGAATATTACAGACGCATTCAACAGAAATTTGAATTGGATACTCACCTGTTTGAAGAAGTACTGGATATCAAGAAAAACGAGACCGAAAACTTTTATGTCACAACAAGCAAACGTAGTTACACAACAAGAAAAGTTATCATTGCTACTGGCTTTTATGACATCCCCATGCTACTCAATATTCCTGGGGAAGAACTGAACAAGGTAAGACACTACTATGATGATCCTCATTATTATAGTGGCCAAAAAGTGATTGTCGTAGGAGCAAGCAATTCATCGATAGATGCTGCTTTGGAAACATTTCGTAAAGGAGCAAAGGTTACCTTAGTGATCCGGAGCAATGAAATCAGCCCAAGGGTCAAGTATTGGGTAAAACCAGACATTGAGAATAGAATTGCCGCCGGGGAAATCGATGTTCTTTACAATAGCCAATTAACGGCTATCTCCGAAACGAGCGTATCAATTCAAACACCAACAGGCATTACAGTTCTCGAAAATGATTTTGTACTCGCCCTGACTGGATACCGTCCGAATTTTGATTTTCTAAGGAAGGTAGGAATTGATATCCCAAAACAGACACCCTGTATCCCTCATCACAACGAACAGACGATGGAAACCAATATTAAAGGCCTATACTTGGCAGGTGTAGTCTGTGGAGGTTTAAATACCCATCTTTGGTTTATTGAAAATTCACGTATCCACGCTAAACAGATCATCGCACATATACAATCAATGTCGATTTAA
- a CDS encoding PfkB family carbohydrate kinase yields the protein MSLVIIGTVAFDTIETPFGKTDKILGGAGTFASLAASYLCDQIKLVSVIGEDFGSRNLAVIKDRGIDVSGVQIVQGGQTFSWSGRYHNDMNSRDTLATDLNVLADFDPIIPDSYQDCEYLLLGNLTPQVQLTTLARLKRKPKLVVLDTMNYWMNVALDDLKKVLQKVDVLTINDAEARQLSGEYSLVKAAKVILAMGPKYLIIKKGEHGALLFGENQIFSAPALPLADVFDPTGAGDSFAGGFIGYLAKVKSINFTNMKNALIFGSALASFCVEKFGTDRLVDLTEEDIQKRLNAFVALSQFNL from the coding sequence ATGAGTTTAGTAATTATTGGTACGGTGGCTTTTGATACAATTGAAACACCGTTCGGTAAAACTGACAAAATTCTAGGTGGCGCCGGTACTTTTGCGAGTTTAGCGGCGTCCTATTTATGTGATCAAATCAAATTGGTCAGTGTTATTGGAGAAGATTTTGGAAGCCGTAATCTTGCTGTTATAAAGGATCGTGGCATCGATGTATCGGGTGTTCAGATTGTTCAGGGAGGACAAACGTTTTCGTGGTCTGGAAGATATCACAATGACATGAATAGTCGGGATACGCTAGCAACGGACTTAAATGTATTGGCGGATTTCGACCCAATTATTCCTGATAGCTATCAAGATTGCGAATATCTTTTGTTAGGCAATCTAACTCCACAAGTGCAGTTAACAACCTTGGCCCGCCTGAAAAGGAAACCAAAACTCGTTGTGCTGGACACGATGAACTATTGGATGAATGTTGCTTTGGATGATTTAAAGAAAGTTCTCCAAAAGGTAGATGTCTTGACGATCAATGATGCTGAGGCTAGGCAGCTATCCGGTGAATATTCATTGGTTAAAGCGGCAAAAGTTATTTTGGCTATGGGACCAAAATATTTGATTATAAAAAAAGGTGAGCATGGTGCATTGCTTTTTGGCGAGAATCAGATTTTTTCTGCTCCGGCTTTGCCTTTAGCCGATGTATTTGATCCGACAGGAGCAGGAGATTCATTTGCCGGTGGATTTATTGGTTATTTAGCCAAAGTAAAAAGCATAAATTTTACCAATATGAAGAATGCGCTGATTTTTGGATCCGCACTGGCTTCTTTTTGCGTTGAAAAGTTTGGTACAGACCGTCTCGTGGATCTTACCGAGGAAGATATACAGAAGCGTCTTAATGCTTTTGTAGCACTGTCTCAATTTAATCTATAG
- a CDS encoding cytochrome b5 domain-containing protein, with protein MTKEGLPEYSKSQLALRNGQDKPQIWVAYKGYIYDVSDSRLWKNGMHYEHWAGQDLTEELKDAPHSDSVFSKFQVVGILKS; from the coding sequence ATGACAAAAGAAGGATTACCCGAATATAGCAAGAGTCAGCTCGCATTGCGAAATGGTCAGGATAAGCCCCAGATCTGGGTTGCTTACAAAGGTTATATTTATGATGTGAGTGACAGTAGACTTTGGAAAAATGGCATGCACTATGAGCATTGGGCGGGCCAAGATCTAACTGAGGAGCTTAAAGACGCTCCTCATTCAGACAGTGTATTTTCAAAATTTCAGGTTGTCGGAATCCTGAAGAGTTAA
- the folK gene encoding 2-amino-4-hydroxy-6-hydroxymethyldihydropteridine diphosphokinase, which produces MNKIFILLGTNLGDRLQQLSLAKQSLEQQIGMILQESSIYETAAWGVEDQPSFLNQVILISSHLSALECLNLTQQIELDLGRIRLKKWGERAIDIDLLYFNDEVISHPDLIIPHPFISERRFTLEPLAEIAPTYIHPVYKKNNVSLLHNCKDELPVKKISDDESYRH; this is translated from the coding sequence ATGAACAAGATTTTTATATTATTGGGAACTAACTTAGGAGATCGCCTACAACAACTCTCTTTAGCAAAACAATCCCTCGAACAACAGATTGGAATGATCTTGCAAGAATCCTCAATTTATGAAACTGCAGCTTGGGGAGTTGAGGATCAACCTTCATTTCTTAATCAAGTTATCCTAATAAGCTCACATTTATCTGCACTTGAATGTTTAAATCTTACCCAACAGATTGAATTAGACCTGGGAAGAATACGACTGAAGAAATGGGGAGAGCGGGCAATAGACATCGATTTACTTTATTTCAACGACGAAGTCATCAGCCACCCCGACCTGATTATACCACATCCTTTTATTTCAGAACGACGCTTTACACTGGAGCCCTTAGCAGAAATAGCCCCAACATACATACACCCCGTTTACAAAAAAAATAATGTATCTTTATTGCATAATTGCAAGGACGAATTACCCGTAAAGAAAATTAGCGACGATGAATCATATCGACATTGA
- the sppA gene encoding signal peptide peptidase SppA — translation MKSFFKYVLATITGIVISFVILFIVFMGIIGAIISSASSDQEVVVKTNSVLFLSFDYDINERNDNNPFGSLNLPGYSTKSIGLDDILARIRYAATDANIKGIYMDAGSIGTGFASLKAVRDELLTFKKTGKFVVAYNAGYNQKAYYVASIADKVYVNPQGTIDFRGLSSSTMFYKDLLDKVGVEMQIVKVGTFKSAVEPYFLNKMSDPNRLQVTSYLGSIYDTFINEIAASRNIPADSLRGIANDYLVRNADDAVRYKLADAKIYKDELLSDLRKRLKIGEKDEISFVSLFDYNKKVKDDASGSEIAVLYAVGEIVDGEGTRPGEIGGDKFSRELRKLREDDAIKAVVLRVNSPGGSALASDIIWREVILTKKVKPVIVSMGDVAASGGYYIAAAADSIFAEPTTITGSIGVFGVIPNFQNLMNNKIGVHYDGVKTGKFADLMTTFDRPLTAEERDIIQREVDKVYATFTKVVSEGRKMSLTNVDSIGQGRVWTGTQGVSNKLVDRLGNLDVAVQAAAKKANLSKYKVSQYPAKEDPFTSILNNSKEKVQVWVAKEQMGEYYRYFDVMRKATAQSGVQARLPYAVEIH, via the coding sequence ATGAAATCATTTTTTAAGTATGTATTGGCAACGATTACAGGGATTGTTATATCTTTTGTGATTTTGTTTATTGTTTTTATGGGTATTATCGGTGCGATTATTAGCTCTGCTTCCTCTGATCAGGAGGTCGTTGTCAAAACCAATTCGGTGCTGTTTCTATCTTTTGACTATGATATTAATGAACGGAATGATAATAATCCTTTTGGAAGCTTAAATCTTCCGGGTTATTCTACCAAGAGTATCGGGTTGGATGATATTCTAGCAAGAATAAGGTATGCCGCAACAGATGCGAATATTAAGGGGATTTATATGGATGCGGGTAGTATTGGTACTGGTTTTGCAAGTTTAAAGGCAGTGCGCGATGAACTGTTAACATTTAAAAAAACAGGGAAATTTGTTGTTGCCTACAATGCAGGGTATAATCAAAAAGCATATTATGTAGCCAGTATTGCAGATAAGGTATATGTCAATCCCCAAGGTACCATAGATTTTAGAGGTCTTTCTAGTTCGACAATGTTTTACAAAGACCTATTGGACAAAGTTGGGGTTGAGATGCAGATTGTGAAAGTAGGGACGTTTAAGAGCGCGGTGGAGCCTTACTTCCTAAATAAGATGAGTGATCCAAACCGTTTGCAGGTAACATCGTATCTGGGAAGTATATATGATACTTTTATCAATGAAATCGCTGCAAGCCGGAATATTCCAGCAGATTCATTACGAGGTATTGCCAATGATTACTTGGTCAGAAATGCCGATGATGCAGTGCGATATAAGCTTGCTGATGCAAAGATATATAAAGATGAGTTATTGTCGGATTTGAGAAAAAGATTGAAGATAGGTGAGAAGGATGAGATATCTTTTGTTTCATTGTTCGATTACAATAAAAAGGTGAAGGATGATGCCAGTGGATCTGAAATAGCTGTACTTTATGCTGTTGGCGAGATTGTGGATGGTGAAGGTACTCGTCCGGGAGAGATCGGAGGGGATAAATTTTCAAGAGAATTACGGAAGCTGCGAGAGGATGATGCAATCAAAGCTGTTGTGTTGCGTGTGAATTCACCTGGGGGTTCGGCACTTGCTTCAGATATTATCTGGAGGGAGGTGATTTTGACTAAAAAAGTTAAACCAGTAATTGTTTCTATGGGAGATGTTGCGGCTTCAGGTGGCTATTATATTGCTGCGGCTGCTGACTCCATATTTGCTGAGCCAACGACCATCACCGGATCAATTGGTGTATTTGGTGTAATACCGAATTTCCAGAATCTGATGAACAATAAAATTGGCGTTCACTACGATGGTGTAAAGACGGGTAAATTTGCAGATTTGATGACTACTTTTGATCGCCCATTGACCGCTGAAGAAAGGGATATTATCCAACGTGAGGTTGACAAAGTATATGCTACTTTTACAAAAGTTGTGTCCGAAGGTAGAAAGATGTCATTGACGAATGTTGATAGTATTGGTCAGGGCCGTGTTTGGACAGGTACACAGGGGGTGAGTAACAAATTGGTGGATCGTCTGGGTAATCTTGATGTTGCCGTTCAGGCGGCGGCTAAAAAGGCAAATCTAAGCAAGTATAAAGTTTCACAATATCCTGCGAAGGAAGATCCGTTTACCTCAATATTGAACAATTCGAAGGAAAAAGTTCAGGTTTGGGTTGCTAAAGAACAAATGGGCGAATACTATCGTTATTTTGATGTGATGCGGAAGGCGACAGCGCAGAGTGGGGTTCAGGCAAGGTTGCCTTATGCTGTTGAAATCCATTAA